One segment of Streptomyces sp. YIM 121038 DNA contains the following:
- a CDS encoding histidine kinase: protein MTSHHPPPTSPAPARVEAALRDLRADLTTTRAMPLPPWSWPRGLRWLRRLPHALVVLAAAAVAATGADLPARLLAVGHAACWPVALRRPVPAWWLSSAFFVAIPLAHPPTPANELWTWTVQAGVLLLLALRVPPASAAAAAVLSAAAGVVLKAAGGAVGSWDLVFFGLVLFALAVLVGGVARGRREDRARLAAQIAATAQERAVRTVLEERTRIARELHDVVAHHMSLISLQADAAPYRVPDPPPELAAAFASIRANALEGLAELRQLLGLLRADAPGASTAATAPQPSLAALDTLLAHVRAAGLPVAVRVDGDRRPLPPGVELSAYRIIQEALSNTLRHAPGAEAAVELSYAPTALRLCVTNGPAAVAAAPAPGGGHGLTGMRERAAMLEGDLAAGPLPGGGWEVTAVLPARRTPRGLPGQDPTTDKDSPA, encoded by the coding sequence ATGACCAGCCACCACCCCCCGCCCACGAGCCCCGCCCCGGCCCGGGTCGAGGCCGCGCTCCGCGACCTGCGCGCCGACCTGACGACCACCCGGGCCATGCCGCTGCCGCCCTGGTCCTGGCCGCGCGGCCTGCGGTGGCTGCGCCGGCTCCCGCACGCCTTGGTCGTCCTCGCGGCCGCGGCGGTGGCGGCGACCGGCGCGGACCTGCCCGCACGGCTCCTGGCCGTCGGGCACGCGGCCTGCTGGCCGGTGGCGCTGCGCCGCCCCGTGCCCGCCTGGTGGCTGTCGAGCGCGTTCTTCGTCGCCATCCCCCTCGCTCATCCGCCCACGCCCGCCAACGAGCTGTGGACCTGGACCGTGCAGGCGGGCGTGCTCCTCCTGCTCGCGCTGCGCGTGCCCCCCGCGTCGGCGGCCGCGGCGGCGGTCCTCAGCGCCGCGGCCGGAGTGGTCCTGAAAGCGGCCGGGGGCGCCGTCGGCTCCTGGGACCTGGTGTTCTTCGGCCTCGTCCTGTTCGCCCTCGCGGTGTTGGTCGGCGGGGTGGCCCGGGGGCGCAGGGAGGACCGCGCCCGGCTCGCCGCGCAGATCGCCGCCACCGCGCAGGAGCGTGCCGTGCGCACCGTCCTGGAGGAGCGCACCCGGATCGCCCGCGAGCTGCACGACGTCGTCGCCCATCACATGTCGCTCATCTCCCTCCAGGCCGACGCGGCGCCCTACCGCGTCCCCGACCCGCCGCCGGAGCTCGCCGCCGCGTTCGCCTCGATCCGCGCCAACGCCCTGGAGGGCCTCGCCGAACTGCGGCAGCTGCTGGGTCTGCTGCGCGCCGACGCCCCCGGCGCGAGCACGGCCGCCACCGCCCCGCAGCCCTCGCTCGCCGCGCTCGACACCCTGCTGGCGCACGTGCGCGCGGCGGGGCTTCCCGTGGCCGTGCGCGTCGACGGCGACCGCAGGCCGCTGCCGCCGGGGGTGGAGCTGTCGGCGTACCGCATCATCCAGGAGGCGCTGAGCAACACCCTGCGGCACGCCCCCGGCGCCGAGGCGGCCGTCGAACTCTCCTACGCGCCCACCGCGTTGCGGCTGTGCGTCACCAACGGGCCCGCCGCCGTGGCCGCCGCCCCCGCGCCGGGCGGCGGCCACGGCCTCACCGGGATGCGCGAGCGTGCTGCCATGCTGGAGGGCGACCTCGCCGCGGGCCCGCTGCCGGGCGGGGGCTGGGAGGTCACCGCCGTCCTCCCGGCGCGCCGCACCCCGCGCGGCCTTCCCGGCCAGGACCCCACCACGGACAAGGACTCCCCCGCATGA
- a CDS encoding TetR/AcrR family transcriptional regulator, producing MSPRGVAIPDLRERLFDAAERVLARDGAGALTGRAVTEEAGCAKGVLHTHFASLDQFVAELCLDRFARAAARAKDLPERAGTATVAEHLGAVAAAVLSLDPGVVELAVTRPAATLRIREAWRAGAPGFGAVQESIGAYLREEQRLERVPRERDTASVALALVGTLHHLLMTGWEGAADPRGEVERLIRALVGGA from the coding sequence ATGTCACCGCGCGGAGTCGCGATCCCCGATCTGCGAGAGCGGCTGTTCGACGCCGCGGAGCGCGTGCTCGCGCGGGACGGCGCCGGCGCCCTGACCGGCCGGGCCGTCACGGAGGAGGCGGGCTGCGCCAAGGGGGTGCTGCACACGCACTTCGCGAGCCTCGACCAGTTCGTCGCCGAACTCTGTCTGGACCGCTTCGCCCGTGCCGCGGCACGGGCGAAGGACCTGCCGGAGCGGGCGGGTACGGCCACCGTGGCCGAACACCTCGGCGCCGTGGCCGCGGCGGTCCTCTCCCTGGACCCCGGTGTCGTGGAGCTGGCCGTGACCCGCCCGGCCGCCACCCTGCGGATCCGCGAGGCCTGGCGGGCGGGCGCACCCGGCTTCGGCGCGGTGCAGGAGTCGATCGGCGCCTATCTGCGCGAGGAACAGCGCCTGGAGCGCGTACCACGGGAGCGGGACACGGCGTCCGTCGCCCTCGCCCTGGTCGGGACGCTGCACCATCTGCTGATGACGGGGTGGGAGGGCGCGGCGGATCCGCGGGGCGAGGTGGAGCGGCTCATCCGCGCGCTGGTCGGCGGGGCCTGA
- a CDS encoding TetR/AcrR family transcriptional regulator: protein MPRTKGDHEARRRDVSEAVWRVLAAHGFGGLTLRAVAAELGATTGLLTHYFPAKRDLVAHALDLLDRRTATRPRRAGGTGLPAVRAALLDVLPLTAEATDSNRIWVSSWDTALADPGLSEEYARKYARSRDKLRDLVATAQELGELPAGDPARIAAAAQSFVLGLVVQALFAPAAFSPQHQVELLDDYLAGLTATS, encoded by the coding sequence ATGCCACGCACCAAGGGAGATCACGAAGCCCGCCGCCGCGACGTGTCCGAGGCCGTCTGGCGGGTCCTCGCCGCGCACGGCTTCGGCGGCCTGACCCTGCGCGCCGTCGCCGCCGAGCTCGGCGCGACCACCGGCCTGCTCACCCACTACTTCCCGGCCAAGCGCGACCTGGTCGCGCACGCCCTGGACCTGCTCGACCGGCGCACCGCGACCCGTCCCCGGCGCGCCGGGGGAACGGGCCTGCCGGCCGTGCGCGCCGCGCTGCTCGACGTGCTGCCGCTGACCGCGGAGGCCACCGACAGCAACCGCATCTGGGTCTCCTCCTGGGACACCGCGCTCGCCGACCCCGGCCTGAGCGAGGAGTACGCCCGCAAGTACGCGCGCAGCCGCGACAAGCTGCGCGACCTGGTCGCCACGGCACAGGAGCTGGGCGAGCTGCCCGCCGGGGACCCCGCGCGCATCGCCGCCGCCGCGCAGTCCTTCGTGCTCGGCCTGGTGGTGCAGGCCCTCTTCGCCCCGGCGGCGTTCTCGCCGCAGCACCAGGTCGAGCTCCTGGACGACTACCTCGCCGGGCTCACGGCGACCTCCTGA
- a CDS encoding acetylserotonin O-methyltransferase — MVELLLGSLAAQTLRAAVRLRVVEIIGAKERHAAEVAAEAGTQPQATARLLRALAGLGILQERAPESYAVTSAGALLDPARPDSLAALVGMFAEPAMLRAWEHLDEGVRTGETTFASVFGRDFFPYLKEHPELSALFNTAMSQSTSLTAAQLPHAYDFGRFTTVADIGGGDGTLLSPVLREHPALSGILCDTEEGLAQAPLTLRRHGVEDRCSLVVGDFFRSVPEGADLYLLKSILHDWNDDQAVTVLGHCRAVLPPGGRVLIVEHLLPAAVAPESAALYLTDLNMLLNVGGRERTREEFAELCDRAGLTLTSVTGLGEGNAFCLIEAAAEG; from the coding sequence GTGGTCGAACTCCTCCTGGGCAGCCTGGCGGCCCAGACCCTGCGCGCGGCCGTCCGGCTGCGCGTGGTCGAGATCATCGGCGCCAAGGAGCGGCACGCCGCCGAAGTGGCCGCGGAGGCCGGGACGCAGCCGCAGGCCACCGCCCGGCTGCTGCGCGCCCTCGCGGGCCTCGGCATCCTCCAGGAGCGCGCCCCGGAGTCCTACGCGGTGACCTCCGCGGGAGCCCTCCTCGATCCGGCGCGGCCCGACTCGCTCGCGGCGCTCGTCGGCATGTTCGCCGAACCGGCGATGCTGCGCGCCTGGGAGCACCTGGACGAGGGCGTGCGGACCGGCGAGACCACCTTCGCCTCGGTCTTCGGCAGGGACTTCTTCCCCTACCTCAAGGAGCACCCGGAGCTGTCCGCGCTGTTCAACACGGCGATGAGCCAGTCCACTTCGCTCACCGCGGCCCAGCTCCCGCACGCCTACGACTTCGGCCGCTTCACCACGGTCGCCGACATCGGAGGCGGCGACGGCACCCTGCTGTCCCCGGTGCTGCGCGAGCACCCGGCGCTCTCCGGCATCCTCTGCGACACCGAGGAGGGCCTGGCGCAGGCGCCCTTGACGCTGCGGCGGCACGGCGTCGAGGACCGCTGTTCCCTGGTGGTGGGTGACTTCTTCCGGTCGGTCCCCGAGGGCGCCGACCTCTATCTGCTCAAGAGCATCCTGCACGACTGGAACGACGACCAGGCCGTCACCGTCCTCGGCCACTGCCGCGCGGTGCTTCCGCCCGGCGGGCGCGTGCTGATCGTGGAACACCTGCTGCCCGCCGCGGTCGCCCCCGAGAGCGCCGCCCTCTATCTGACCGACCTCAACATGCTGCTGAACGTGGGCGGAAGGGAACGCACCCGCGAGGAGTTCGCCGAGCTCTGCGACCGGGCGGGGCTCACCCTGACCTCGGTGACCGGGCTCGGCGAGGGCAACGCCTTCTGCCTCATCGAGGCGGCGGCCGAGGGCTGA
- a CDS encoding VOC family protein yields MNRTVPEGYTSVAPWVVTDDTGALLDFVAAAFDGQELARVPVEDGTIGHGEIRVGDTVVLAFDRRPDWPVMPSLLRVYVPDADAAVAAAVAHGARVVTEVSDSAWGDRGGRVRDPFGNIWWVVSRQEEVAPDEAWQRMSEPRYAEAMRVAQQTLDAELGGREQGVASPPLRPGD; encoded by the coding sequence ATGAACCGCACCGTGCCCGAGGGGTACACCAGCGTCGCGCCCTGGGTGGTCACCGACGACACCGGTGCCCTGCTCGACTTCGTGGCCGCCGCGTTCGACGGGCAGGAGCTGGCGCGGGTGCCGGTCGAGGACGGCACCATCGGCCACGGCGAGATCCGGGTCGGCGACACGGTCGTGCTGGCCTTCGACCGGCGGCCCGACTGGCCGGTGATGCCCTCGCTCCTGCGGGTCTACGTCCCCGACGCGGACGCCGCCGTGGCCGCCGCCGTCGCCCACGGCGCGCGGGTCGTCACCGAGGTCTCCGACAGCGCCTGGGGCGACCGGGGCGGCAGGGTGCGCGACCCGTTCGGCAACATCTGGTGGGTGGTCAGCCGCCAGGAGGAGGTCGCGCCGGACGAGGCCTGGCAGCGCATGTCCGAGCCGCGGTACGCCGAGGCGATGCGGGTCGCGCAGCAGACCCTGGACGCCGAACTCGGCGGCCGGGAGCAGGGCGTGGCGAGCCCGCCCCTCCGCCCGGGCGACTGA
- a CDS encoding GNAT family protein, which translates to MFALPLRDDAHLSPLEPWHAEEFAAHLDRAREHIRPWVGAAFVTDGLDAARATLGRYAERQAADGARLYGIRREGALVGGVMFVSFDAASGTCEVGCWLEPAAEGHGLITRACETLLDWAFTVRGMHRAEWVCRADNERSAAVAKRLGMTLEGVRRASWPYEGVRYDAQQWSVLAPEWRARGV; encoded by the coding sequence ATGTTCGCCCTCCCGCTGCGGGACGATGCCCACCTGAGCCCGCTCGAGCCGTGGCACGCCGAGGAGTTCGCCGCCCATCTGGACCGGGCCCGCGAGCACATCCGGCCGTGGGTCGGGGCGGCCTTCGTCACCGACGGCCTCGACGCCGCCCGGGCCACGCTCGGCCGGTACGCCGAGCGGCAGGCCGCGGACGGGGCCCGGCTGTACGGCATCCGGCGCGAGGGCGCGCTGGTCGGCGGCGTGATGTTCGTGAGCTTCGACGCCGCCTCGGGTACGTGCGAGGTCGGCTGCTGGCTGGAGCCCGCGGCCGAGGGGCACGGCCTGATCACCCGGGCCTGCGAGACCCTGCTCGACTGGGCGTTCACCGTCCGGGGCATGCACCGCGCGGAGTGGGTCTGCCGTGCGGACAACGAGCGCAGCGCCGCGGTGGCCAAGCGCCTCGGCATGACGCTGGAGGGCGTGCGCCGCGCGTCGTGGCCGTACGAAGGCGTGCGGTACGACGCCCAGCAGTGGTCCGTCCTCGCCCCGGAGTGGCGCGCCCGCGGCGTGTAG
- a CDS encoding MerR family transcriptional regulator translates to MTVTDNASLTAPRPDTRPDICVSPTLRHPRPDGQDRYTISEVAAFTGLRAHTLRWYEQIGLMPHVERSHTGQRRFSNRDLEWLDFVGKLRLTGMPVAAMVHFADLVRRGEVTHAERREVLERTRHDVVARLTELRDALAVLDAKITFYAGAHRAPEGA, encoded by the coding sequence ATGACGGTGACCGACAACGCCTCCTTGACAGCTCCGCGCCCGGACACGCGCCCGGACATCTGCGTGTCCCCGACGCTGCGGCATCCGCGCCCCGACGGCCAGGACCGCTACACGATCAGCGAGGTCGCGGCGTTCACCGGGCTGCGGGCCCACACCCTGCGCTGGTACGAGCAGATCGGTCTGATGCCGCACGTGGAGCGGTCCCACACCGGGCAGCGCCGCTTCAGCAACAGGGATCTGGAGTGGCTCGATTTCGTGGGCAAGCTGCGGCTGACCGGAATGCCGGTCGCCGCCATGGTCCACTTCGCGGACCTGGTCCGCAGGGGCGAGGTCACCCACGCGGAGCGGCGGGAGGTCCTGGAGCGGACCCGGCACGACGTCGTCGCGCGCCTCACGGAGCTGCGGGACGCCCTCGCCGTCCTCGACGCCAAAATCACCTTCTACGCGGGCGCCCACCGTGCGCCGGAAGGGGCCTGA
- a CDS encoding response regulator transcription factor: MTIRVLIADDQAMVREALSVLLGAQPDLDVVATAEDGAAAVARATALRPDVVVMDIRMPGLDGIEATRRITADPASPTKVLALTTFNLDEYVYEALRAGASGFLLKEASGSRLADGIRVVARGDALLSPELTKRLITEFARIGPVAKRPTGVVVDRLTARETEVLVQVAQGLSNAEIATALTVAEETVKTHVGRILHKLALRDRTQAAVFAYESGLVTPGATA; the protein is encoded by the coding sequence ATGACGATCCGCGTGCTGATCGCCGACGACCAGGCCATGGTGCGCGAGGCCCTCTCCGTCCTGCTCGGCGCCCAACCCGACCTCGACGTCGTCGCCACGGCCGAGGACGGCGCCGCGGCCGTGGCCCGCGCCACCGCGCTGCGGCCCGACGTCGTCGTCATGGACATCCGCATGCCCGGCCTCGACGGCATCGAGGCGACCCGCCGGATCACCGCGGACCCCGCGTCCCCGACGAAGGTCCTGGCCCTGACCACCTTCAACCTCGACGAGTACGTGTACGAGGCGCTGCGCGCCGGGGCGAGCGGCTTCCTGCTCAAGGAGGCCTCCGGCAGCCGGCTCGCCGACGGGATCAGGGTGGTGGCGCGGGGCGACGCGCTGCTCTCCCCGGAGCTCACCAAGCGGCTCATCACCGAGTTCGCCCGCATCGGCCCGGTGGCGAAGCGGCCCACCGGCGTGGTCGTCGACCGGCTCACCGCGCGCGAGACCGAGGTCCTCGTCCAGGTCGCCCAGGGCCTGTCCAACGCGGAGATCGCCACGGCCCTCACCGTCGCCGAGGAGACCGTCAAGACGCACGTCGGCCGGATCCTGCACAAGCTGGCCCTGCGCGACCGCACCCAGGCCGCCGTCTTCGCCTACGAGTCGGGCCTCGTCACTCCGGGCGCCACCGCCTGA
- a CDS encoding STAS domain-containing protein, producing the protein MRSATGEWGEAVEWSRASDGLRLAVARADGRVVIRVAGELDVSSATVLARTLDRAREERDQVALDLSRVTFCGAAGVDLLLDAHHQAAAEGGGLTVTRAHSAVLRPLEMCGGADGARLVHDARTAPLAPHEYRRRRSLLAEALSVALRITGAPMGNAQLLDPAVGALRIVAHHGFQQPFLSFFETVDDRETACGVAARDHEPVFVADVVNSPVFLGTPALDVLRDADVGAVASVPIHARAGALIGVVSVHFPGALAWRDGRRRALEGLARASCLI; encoded by the coding sequence ATGAGGTCGGCGACCGGGGAGTGGGGTGAGGCCGTGGAGTGGTCCCGGGCGTCGGACGGCCTGCGGCTCGCGGTCGCCCGCGCCGACGGCCGTGTCGTCATCCGCGTGGCCGGCGAGCTGGACGTCTCCTCGGCCACGGTGCTCGCCCGCACCCTGGACCGCGCGCGCGAGGAGCGCGACCAGGTCGCGCTCGACCTGAGCCGGGTCACGTTCTGCGGCGCCGCCGGTGTCGACCTCCTCCTGGACGCCCACCACCAGGCCGCCGCCGAGGGCGGGGGTCTGACCGTCACGCGGGCCCACAGCGCGGTGCTGCGCCCGCTGGAGATGTGCGGGGGCGCGGACGGGGCGCGGCTCGTGCACGACGCGCGCACGGCACCGCTGGCGCCCCACGAGTACCGGCGGCGCCGCTCGCTCCTCGCGGAGGCGCTCTCGGTGGCCCTGCGGATCACCGGCGCTCCGATGGGCAACGCCCAGCTCCTCGACCCCGCGGTCGGAGCGCTGCGCATCGTCGCGCACCACGGGTTCCAGCAGCCGTTCCTGAGCTTCTTCGAGACGGTCGACGACCGCGAGACCGCGTGCGGCGTGGCCGCCCGGGACCACGAGCCGGTCTTCGTCGCGGACGTGGTGAACTCCCCGGTCTTCCTCGGCACTCCGGCCCTCGACGTGCTGCGGGACGCCGACGTCGGCGCGGTCGCGTCGGTGCCGATCCATGCCCGTGCCGGTGCGCTGATCGGGGTCGTGTCCGTCCACTTCCCGGGGGCCCTGGCGTGGCGGGACGGTCGGCGCCGGGCCCTGGAGGGGCTGGCCCGCGCCTCCTGTCTGATCTGA
- a CDS encoding class I SAM-dependent methyltransferase: MHGIVNTAQAQAWNGYEGTHWAAHQDRWNAVNGGFDQPLLDAAALRAGDEVLDVGCGAGATTRLAARAVGPGRALGLDLSAPMLARARERAAAEGVANVSFAHGDAQVHPLAPAAFDVAISRFGVMFFADPVAAFANVARALRPGGRIAFLTAAEPEDTEWLLALGALDDILPMRGFGAPGGPGMFSLADADTATGLLVAAGFHDVRAERVRAYGTWGRDAEDAARFMLDSGPGRHLLDQVGADARALARTRLTERLRRHETGDGLRLLGTGRLLTARRQA, translated from the coding sequence ATGCACGGCATCGTCAACACCGCCCAGGCGCAGGCGTGGAACGGCTACGAGGGCACCCACTGGGCCGCCCACCAGGACCGCTGGAACGCCGTCAACGGCGGGTTCGACCAGCCGCTGCTCGACGCCGCCGCCCTCCGCGCCGGTGACGAGGTCCTGGACGTCGGCTGCGGGGCCGGAGCCACCACCCGCCTCGCCGCCCGGGCCGTCGGCCCCGGCCGCGCGCTGGGTCTCGACCTCTCCGCGCCCATGCTGGCGCGCGCCCGGGAGCGGGCGGCGGCGGAGGGCGTCGCCAACGTCTCCTTCGCGCACGGCGACGCCCAGGTCCATCCCCTCGCGCCCGCCGCCTTCGACGTGGCGATCAGCCGCTTCGGCGTCATGTTCTTCGCCGACCCCGTCGCCGCGTTCGCCAACGTCGCCCGCGCGCTGCGGCCCGGCGGCCGGATCGCCTTCCTCACCGCCGCCGAGCCGGAGGACACCGAGTGGCTGCTGGCCCTCGGCGCGCTCGACGACATCCTGCCGATGCGGGGGTTCGGCGCGCCCGGAGGGCCGGGCATGTTCTCCCTGGCCGACGCCGACACCGCTACGGGGCTGCTCGTGGCGGCCGGGTTCCACGACGTACGGGCCGAACGCGTCCGGGCGTACGGGACCTGGGGCCGCGACGCCGAGGACGCGGCCCGCTTCATGCTCGACTCGGGCCCCGGCCGCCACCTCCTCGACCAGGTCGGCGCCGACGCGCGGGCCCTCGCCCGCACCCGCCTCACCGAGCGGCTGAGGCGGCACGAGACCGGGGACGGCCTGCGGCTGCTCGGCACCGGCCGGCTCCTGACGGCCCGCCGTCAGGCCTGA
- a CDS encoding aldo/keto reductase produces MSTSIEPIPTVRLGTGGPLVGVQGFGAMGISAAYGQTDDAAARDTLEATVEAGVTLIDTADMYGSGANEEFLAPFVAAHRDDITLATKFGIETRADDPGHRAVRNDPAYVRRAVEGSLRRLGVEAIDLYYMHRRDPGVPLAESVGAMAGLVREGKVKHLGLSEVTGAELREAYAVHPIAAVQSEWSLFSRDVEHSVVGAAADLGVAFVPYSPLGRGFLTGAFTDASAELSSDDFRQSMPRLSGDNAVANAALLTPLRAIAADRGATPAQIALAWVQQRARAHGLAVVPIPGTRKRGRLLENAAATRITLTPGELALLEPIADQVAGDRYPDMSLTSAAREAQA; encoded by the coding sequence ATGAGCACCTCCATCGAACCGATCCCCACGGTCCGCCTCGGCACCGGCGGCCCCCTCGTCGGCGTCCAGGGCTTCGGCGCCATGGGCATCAGCGCCGCCTACGGACAGACCGACGACGCGGCGGCCCGCGACACCCTGGAGGCGACCGTCGAGGCGGGCGTCACCCTCATCGACACCGCCGACATGTACGGCAGCGGCGCCAACGAGGAGTTCCTCGCGCCGTTCGTCGCCGCGCACCGCGACGACATCACCCTGGCCACCAAGTTCGGCATCGAGACCCGCGCCGACGACCCCGGCCACCGGGCCGTCCGCAACGATCCCGCGTACGTGCGCCGGGCCGTCGAGGGAAGCCTGCGCCGCCTGGGCGTCGAGGCCATCGACCTGTACTACATGCACCGCAGGGACCCCGGGGTCCCGCTCGCCGAGTCCGTCGGCGCGATGGCCGGGCTGGTGCGGGAGGGCAAGGTCAAGCACCTGGGTCTGAGCGAGGTCACCGGGGCCGAGCTGCGCGAGGCGTACGCCGTGCACCCCATCGCCGCGGTGCAGTCGGAGTGGTCGCTCTTCAGCCGGGACGTCGAGCACAGCGTGGTGGGCGCGGCCGCCGACCTCGGGGTCGCCTTCGTGCCGTACTCGCCGCTCGGGCGCGGCTTCCTCACCGGCGCCTTCACCGACGCGAGCGCCGAGCTGTCGAGTGACGACTTCCGTCAGTCGATGCCGCGGCTGAGCGGCGACAACGCCGTGGCGAACGCCGCCCTCCTGACGCCCCTGCGCGCCATCGCGGCCGACCGCGGCGCCACCCCGGCGCAGATCGCCCTGGCCTGGGTGCAGCAGCGGGCCCGGGCGCACGGCCTCGCGGTGGTACCGATCCCCGGCACCCGCAAGCGCGGCCGCCTCCTGGAGAACGCGGCGGCCACCCGGATCACCCTGACCCCCGGGGAACTCGCCCTCCTGGAGCCGATCGCCGACCAGGTGGCGGGCGATCGCTACCCGGACATGTCCCTCACCTCCGCCGCGCGGGAGGCTCAGGCCTGA